The window GCTCTGTCGATGCCCTTCGGACCTGAGGATCGCCGCACGCTTCTCGCCGTCGGCACGAAGGATCGCGGCGCGCCGCTCACGCTCGGCCGCGGTCTGCTCGGTCATCGCCTGCTTGACCGCACCCACCGGGTCGACCTCCTTGATCTCCACCCGCTCGACCTTGACACCCCAGGCATCGGTCTCCCGGTCCAGGATGTCACGGAGACGGGTGTTGATGATGTCCCGGTTGTAGAGGATCTCGTCGAGTTCCATATCGCCGATGATGCCCCTAAGACTCGTCTGCGCCAGCGCCACCGTCGCCGCCCGGTAGTTCGTCACCTCGAAGTAGGCCTTCTCGGGATCGATAACCCGAACGTAAACGATCGCATCCACGTTCGTCGGTGAATTGTCCTTCGTGATCACCTCCTGCCGCGGGACATCCATCACCTCTGTCCGGAGATCGAGTTTCTTGACCACCGTGATCAGCGGGACCACCCACCGGAACCCGGGGTTCATCCTCCCGATGTACCGGCCCAGGCGGATCTGAAGGCCCTGCTCATACGGCTGGATGATCACCACGCCGCGGGCAAAGATGGCGACGATGATGATG of the Methanoculleus thermophilus genome contains:
- a CDS encoding SPFH domain-containing protein, with product MLFGGEIPWTGLITIFLIIIIVAIFARGVVIIQPYEQGLQIRLGRYIGRMNPGFRWVVPLITVVKKLDLRTEVMDVPRQEVITKDNSPTNVDAIVYVRVIDPEKAYFEVTNYRAATVALAQTSLRGIIGDMELDEILYNRDIINTRLRDILDRETDAWGVKVERVEIKEVDPVGAVKQAMTEQTAAERERRAAILRADGEKRAAILRSEGHRQSIILEAEGERQSKILRAEGERMSRILQAQGEAQGLRILSVGARPLDKRAITVLSLDALKQMAEGQATKIIFPFELSSVVKQAAEYLGATVEAPEVPEGVELPPEDILGEIPGRDVVKTVEEAVKSIETDVDVDVQMKPRDLLDKEE